In Plasmodium vinckei vinckei genome assembly, chromosome: PVVCY_01, one DNA window encodes the following:
- a CDS encoding zinc transporter ZIP1, putative has translation MDLLLAKAICIFAFLSVATGGCAIPYILGLFGKRNRNKYEIKVKNILSNLNCFGAGFIFSIVMFHLLPETIIIASSHKDITIFKTHDPEIKTLFIFFFVFLGFCMQLALEYVLPTDTSLCCVDHGAVKFTDGNDHILNVENHTIENPNTEIHNVPMNTDAYYHTHGADHSNHKSRLTKFLDVLALQSFFLTISLAIHSGIEGMIVGTSDDSHFVFITTFCILSHKWIAGVTVSLSLNRNHISKNLKIILLLIFIFSSPLGIIVGHLVHSSGEKITCLINAVSIGTLLFIGCEILLNEMQMRYPRKVRFSKWLSFCSSCLIAFSIIYGTSYIAPHHRAHELKMH, from the exons ATGGATTTACTATTGGCAAAAGCAATTTGCATTTTTGCATTTCTATCAGTTGCAACAGGGGGATGTGCAATTCCTTATATATTAGGATTATTTGGAAAGagaaatagaaataaatatgaaatcaaagtgaaaaatattttatcaaatttaaattgttttgGAGCgggatttattttttcaatcgTTATGTTTCATTTGCTCCCAGaaacaattattattgCAAGTTCCCATAAAGACATTACCATATTTAAGACCCATGATCCTGAAATAAAAACcctatttatatttttttttgtttttctgGGTTTTTGCATGCAACTAGCTTTAGAATATGTTTTACCCACCGATACCAGTCTTTGCTGTGTTGACCATGGTGCCGTCAAATTTACCGATGGCAATGATCATATCCT AAATGTCGAGAATCATACCATAGAAAATCCTAACACCGAGATACATAACGTG cCTATGAACACAGATGCATATTATCACACGCACGGAGCTGATCACTCTAACCACAAAAGTCGATTGACTAAATTTTTAGATGTATTAGCATTGCaatcgttttttttaacgATATCCTTGGCTATACACTCTGGAATTGAAg GAATGATTGTCGGGACGTCTGATGATTcccattttgtttttataacGACATTTTGCATTCTGTCACACAAGTGGATAGCCGGAGTTACTGTTTCACTTTCCTTAAACAGGAATCACATT agCAAAAATCTCAAGATAATTTTActtcttatttttattttttcatcacCACTTGGAATAATTGTGGGGCATTTAGTACATTCGTCAG gcGAAAAAATTACATGTCTAATAAATGCGGTATCTATAGGGACCCTACTTTTTATTGGTTGCGag ATCCTTCTCAACGAAATGCAAATGAGGTATCCGAGAAAAGTTCGGTTTTCTAAGTGGCTTAGCTTTTGCTCATCATGTTTAATTGCATTTTCAATCATCTATGGTACATCATATATTGCTCCACATCATCGAGCacatgaattaaaaatgcaCTGA